The following coding sequences are from one Streptomyces sp. NBC_00536 window:
- a CDS encoding acyclic terpene utilization AtuA family protein yields the protein MSGARRALRIGNASGFYGDRFSAVREMLTGGELDVLTGDYLAELTMLILGRDRLKDPGLGYAKTFLRQLEEGLGLAHERGVRIVANAGGLNPAGLAAAVRELAAKTGVPVSVAHVEGDDVMPYAEGVLTANAYLGGAGIAACLRAGADVVVTGRVTDAALVSGPAAWWFDWAPGDHDRLAGAVVAGHVLECGTQATGGNYSFFTRHDFTRHEFTGHAHLSRPGFPLAEIEADGSSVITKHPGTGGVVTTGTVTAQLLYETQGARYLGPDVTARLDTVRLTDDGPDRVRISGVRGEAPPPTLKAGITRIGGWRNEVVFVLTGLDIEAKADLVRAQLAGVLEGVADVGWTLARTDHEDAPTQETASAMLRLVVRDPSADRVGRALTSAAIELALGSYPGFHVTAPPGPAQPYGVFSTGQLPADTVPHVAVLPDGTRLAIPAPAPTPVTPSPPPVPTASPSPRPPAGPTRRVPLGLVAGARSGDKGGDANVGVWVESADAWEWLRATLTVDLFRELLPETAGLPVTRHDLPGLRALNFVVTGILGDGVASGHRFDPQAKALGEWLRARHLDIPVPLLPSPLSPFSLPEVSRP from the coding sequence GTGAGCGGCGCGCGGCGCGCCCTGCGCATCGGCAACGCGTCCGGGTTCTACGGCGACCGGTTCTCGGCGGTGCGGGAGATGCTGACCGGCGGTGAACTGGACGTCCTCACCGGGGACTACCTCGCCGAGCTGACGATGCTGATCCTCGGCCGGGACCGGCTCAAGGACCCCGGGCTCGGTTACGCGAAGACCTTCCTGCGCCAGCTGGAGGAGGGCCTCGGCCTCGCGCACGAGCGGGGCGTACGGATCGTCGCCAACGCGGGCGGTCTCAACCCGGCCGGGCTCGCGGCCGCCGTGCGCGAGCTGGCGGCGAAGACCGGTGTCCCGGTGTCCGTCGCGCACGTCGAGGGCGATGACGTGATGCCGTACGCCGAAGGGGTGCTGACCGCCAACGCCTACCTCGGCGGGGCCGGGATCGCGGCCTGCCTGCGGGCGGGCGCGGACGTGGTCGTCACCGGCCGGGTGACGGACGCGGCGCTGGTCAGCGGCCCCGCGGCCTGGTGGTTCGACTGGGCGCCGGGGGACCACGACCGGCTGGCTGGGGCGGTGGTGGCCGGGCACGTGCTGGAGTGCGGGACCCAGGCGACCGGCGGCAACTACTCCTTCTTCACCCGGCACGACTTCACCCGGCACGAGTTCACCGGTCACGCGCACCTGTCCCGTCCCGGCTTTCCGCTGGCCGAGATCGAGGCGGACGGTTCCAGCGTCATCACCAAACACCCCGGCACGGGCGGTGTGGTGACCACCGGGACGGTCACGGCGCAGCTGCTGTACGAGACCCAGGGCGCCCGGTACCTCGGCCCCGACGTGACGGCCCGTCTCGACACCGTGCGGCTCACCGACGACGGCCCGGACCGGGTCCGGATCAGCGGTGTGCGGGGCGAGGCGCCGCCGCCGACGCTCAAGGCCGGGATCACCCGGATCGGCGGCTGGCGCAACGAGGTCGTCTTCGTGCTGACCGGGCTGGACATCGAGGCGAAGGCGGACCTCGTACGGGCCCAGCTGGCCGGGGTCCTGGAGGGCGTGGCCGATGTCGGCTGGACCCTCGCCCGTACCGACCACGAGGACGCGCCGACCCAGGAGACGGCGAGCGCGATGCTGCGGCTGGTGGTCCGGGACCCGTCCGCCGACCGGGTCGGGCGGGCCCTGACCTCGGCGGCGATCGAGCTGGCGCTGGGCAGTTACCCCGGATTCCACGTCACGGCCCCGCCGGGACCGGCCCAGCCGTACGGGGTGTTCAGCACCGGGCAGCTGCCCGCGGACACCGTCCCCCACGTGGCGGTCCTCCCCGACGGCACCCGGCTGGCCATCCCGGCGCCCGCGCCCACCCCGGTAACCCCTTCTCCGCCCCCGGTTCCGACCGCCTCCCCGTCCCCGCGGCCCCCGGCGGGCCCCACCCGGCGCGTGCCCCTCGGGCTGGTGGCCGGGGCCCGGAGCGGGGACAAGGGCGGGGACGCCAATGTCGGGGTGTGGGTGGAGAGCGCGGACGCCTGGGAATGGCTGCGCGCCACCCTCACCGTGGATCTGTTCCGGGAGCTGCTCCCCGAGACGGCCGGGCTGCCGGTCACCCGGCACGACCTGCCGGGCCTGCGCGCCCTGAACTTCGTCGTCACCGGCATCCTCGGCGACGGAGTCGCCTCCGGGCACCGCTTCGACCCGCAGGCCAAGGCGCTCGGCGAATGGCTGCGCGCCCGCCACCTCGACATCCCCGTTCCTCTCCTGCCCTCTCCCCTCTCCCCCTTCTCCCTTCCGGAGGTGAGCCGCCCATGA
- a CDS encoding ATP-binding protein — protein sequence MTTSPETTQPDFAPSKAIGSLLVANRGEIAVRIFRTARALGIETVAVYADPDARALHVREADAAVRLPGAAPAETYLRGELLVKAALAAGADAVHPGYGFLSENAGFARAVRAAGLLWIGPPPEAIEAMASKTRAKELMRAAGVPLLDPVDPATATAADLPLLLKAAAGGGGRGMRVVRELGSLKEELEAAAAEARSAFGDGEVFAEPYVERGRHVEVQVLADAHGTVWALGTRDCSLQRRHQKVIEEAPAPGLPESLRTTLHEAAVAAARAVSYQGAGTVEFLVTAEGRPYFLEMNTRLQVEHPVTEAVHGLDLVALQLRIAEGGALPLNPPRASGHAVEARLYAEDPAQDWRPQAGVLHTLSVPGAGDGIRVDTGFADGDTVGVHYDPMLAKVIAHAPTRAEAVRALAGALARARIHGLTTNRDLLVRSLRHPEFAAARLDTGFYERHLGALTEAAPDAALAAVAAALAEAAPAPDAPLATRIGGWRNVPSQPQSRRYTAAGTAHEVRYRPSRSGPPQLVDRPGVRVVATAPDSVTLEVDGVQRLFHVKHKSNSPEVYVDSPLGAHTLIRLPRFAEPQDRTEPGSLLAPMPGTVVRIAEGLATGSAVTAGQPLLWLEAMKMEHRIVSPASGTLTALHAVLGHQVEFGALLAVVQEEPPA from the coding sequence ATGACCACCTCACCCGAGACCACCCAGCCCGACTTCGCGCCGTCCAAGGCGATCGGATCGCTGCTCGTCGCCAACCGCGGGGAGATCGCGGTACGGATCTTCCGCACCGCCCGCGCCCTGGGCATCGAGACCGTCGCCGTGTACGCCGACCCCGACGCCCGGGCCCTGCACGTCCGGGAGGCCGACGCGGCCGTGCGGCTGCCCGGGGCCGCCCCCGCCGAGACCTACCTGCGCGGCGAACTCCTGGTGAAGGCGGCCCTCGCCGCGGGCGCCGACGCCGTCCACCCCGGGTACGGGTTCCTCTCCGAGAACGCCGGCTTCGCCCGCGCCGTGCGCGCCGCCGGGCTGCTCTGGATCGGGCCGCCGCCCGAGGCGATCGAGGCCATGGCCTCCAAGACCCGGGCCAAGGAGCTGATGCGCGCCGCCGGGGTCCCGCTCCTCGACCCGGTCGACCCGGCCACCGCCACGGCCGCCGACCTGCCGCTGCTCCTCAAGGCCGCCGCGGGCGGCGGCGGCCGGGGCATGCGGGTCGTCCGCGAACTCGGCTCCCTCAAGGAGGAACTGGAAGCCGCCGCCGCGGAGGCCCGGTCCGCCTTCGGTGACGGCGAGGTCTTCGCGGAGCCGTACGTCGAGCGCGGCCGGCACGTGGAAGTGCAGGTCCTCGCCGACGCCCACGGCACCGTCTGGGCGCTCGGCACCCGGGACTGCTCCCTCCAGCGCCGCCACCAGAAGGTCATCGAGGAGGCCCCGGCCCCCGGCCTCCCCGAGAGCCTGCGCACCACCCTCCACGAGGCCGCCGTCGCCGCCGCCCGCGCGGTGTCCTACCAGGGCGCGGGCACCGTCGAGTTCCTCGTCACCGCGGAGGGCCGCCCGTACTTCCTGGAGATGAACACCCGCCTCCAGGTGGAACACCCCGTCACCGAAGCCGTCCACGGCCTCGACCTCGTCGCCCTCCAGCTGCGCATCGCCGAGGGCGGGGCGCTGCCCCTGAACCCGCCGCGGGCGTCCGGTCACGCGGTGGAGGCCCGGCTGTACGCGGAGGACCCCGCCCAGGACTGGCGTCCACAGGCCGGTGTCCTGCACACCCTGTCCGTCCCCGGGGCCGGGGACGGGATCCGCGTGGACACGGGCTTCGCCGACGGCGACACCGTCGGCGTGCACTACGACCCGATGCTCGCCAAGGTCATCGCGCACGCCCCGACCCGCGCCGAAGCCGTCCGCGCGCTGGCCGGCGCGCTGGCCCGGGCCCGTATCCACGGCCTCACCACCAACCGGGACCTGCTGGTGCGCTCGCTGCGCCACCCGGAGTTCGCCGCCGCCCGCCTCGACACCGGGTTCTACGAACGCCACCTGGGCGCCCTCACCGAAGCGGCCCCGGACGCCGCCCTGGCGGCCGTCGCCGCCGCCCTCGCCGAGGCCGCCCCGGCCCCGGACGCGCCGCTCGCCACCCGGATCGGCGGCTGGCGCAATGTGCCGTCCCAGCCGCAGAGCCGCCGCTACACCGCCGCCGGGACGGCCCACGAGGTCCGCTACCGGCCGTCCCGCAGCGGCCCCCCGCAGCTCGTGGACCGGCCCGGCGTCCGCGTCGTGGCCACCGCACCGGACTCCGTCACCCTCGAAGTCGACGGGGTCCAGCGGTTGTTCCACGTGAAACACAAATCGAACAGCCCCGAGGTTTACGTCGATTCACCGCTCGGCGCGCACACCCTGATCCGGCTGCCCCGGTTCGCCGAACCCCAGGACCGCACCGAACCCGGATCCCTGCTCGCCCCCATGCCCGGCACCGTCGTGCGGATCGCCGAGGGCCTCGCCACCGGCTCCGCCGTCACCGCCGGGCAGCCCCTGCTCTGGCTGGAGGCCATGAAGATGGAGCACCGCATCGTCTCGCCCGCCTCCGGCACGCTCACCGCGCTCCACGCCGTCCTCGGCCACCAGGTCGAATTCGGCGCCCTGCTCGCCGTCGTCCAGGAGGAACCGCCCGCATGA
- a CDS encoding acyl-CoA dehydrogenase family protein has protein sequence MSNTVVESAEHQALRAAVAALGQRYGREYLARVAREGRHPDELWADAAKLGYLGVNLPEEYGGGGGGIAELSIVLEELGAAGCPLLMMVVSPAICGTVIARFGTDAQKRAWLPGLADGSRTMAFGITEPDAGSNSHRITTTARRDGDDWVLTGRKVFISGVDIADATLIVGRTEDARTGRLKPCLFIVERDTPGFTRSVIDMELQAAEKQFELVLDEVRLPADALVGDEDAGLLQLFAGLNPERVMTAAFAIGMGRYALAKAVDYAKTRQVWKEPIGSHQAVAHPLAAAHIELELARLMMQKAAHLYDAGDDMGAGEAANMAKYAAAEACVRAVDQSVHTLGGNGLTREYGLASLITASRVARIAPVSREMILNFVSHQTLGLPKSY, from the coding sequence ATGAGCAACACCGTTGTCGAATCCGCGGAACACCAGGCCCTGCGCGCGGCCGTCGCCGCCCTCGGGCAGCGCTACGGCCGTGAGTACCTCGCCCGGGTGGCCCGCGAGGGCCGCCACCCCGACGAGCTGTGGGCCGACGCCGCCAAGCTCGGCTACCTCGGGGTCAACCTCCCCGAGGAGTACGGCGGCGGAGGCGGCGGCATCGCCGAACTCTCCATCGTGCTCGAAGAACTGGGCGCCGCGGGCTGCCCGCTGCTGATGATGGTGGTCTCGCCCGCCATCTGCGGCACGGTCATCGCCCGCTTCGGCACCGACGCCCAGAAGCGGGCCTGGCTCCCCGGCCTCGCCGACGGCAGCCGCACCATGGCCTTCGGCATCACCGAACCCGACGCCGGATCCAACTCCCACCGCATCACCACCACCGCCCGCCGCGACGGCGACGACTGGGTCCTGACCGGCCGCAAGGTCTTCATCTCCGGCGTGGACATCGCCGACGCCACCCTGATCGTCGGCCGCACCGAGGACGCCCGGACCGGACGCCTCAAGCCGTGCCTCTTCATCGTCGAGCGTGATACACCCGGCTTCACCCGTTCGGTCATAGACATGGAACTCCAGGCTGCCGAGAAACAGTTCGAACTCGTCCTCGACGAGGTCCGGCTGCCCGCCGACGCCCTCGTCGGCGACGAGGACGCGGGCCTGCTCCAGCTCTTCGCCGGACTCAACCCCGAACGCGTCATGACCGCCGCCTTCGCCATCGGCATGGGCCGCTACGCCCTGGCCAAGGCGGTCGACTACGCCAAGACCCGGCAGGTGTGGAAGGAGCCCATCGGCAGCCACCAGGCCGTCGCCCACCCCCTGGCGGCCGCCCACATCGAACTCGAACTGGCCCGCCTGATGATGCAGAAGGCCGCCCACCTCTACGACGCCGGGGACGACATGGGCGCCGGAGAAGCGGCCAACATGGCCAAGTACGCTGCCGCCGAGGCCTGCGTACGGGCGGTGGACCAGTCCGTCCACACCCTCGGCGGCAACGGCCTCACCCGCGAATACGGACTCGCCTCCCTCATCACCGCCTCCCGGGTGGCCCGTATCGCACCCGTCAGCCGCGAGATGATCCTCAACTTCGTCTCGCACCAGACCCTGGGCCTGCCCAAGTCGTACTAG
- a CDS encoding TIGR03084 family metal-binding protein yields MSEPSPPSTAAGSSTAAVYADLRAEARELDLLVADLPEAGWAKATPAPGWSVAHQIAHLAWTDRAALLALTDAAGFGEMVEAALAAPDRFVDDGADAGAALAPAELLAGWRAGRTALDLALAGASPDARFPWYGPPMKAASMASARLMETWAHGQDVADALGVRRTPTDRLRHVARIGVRARDYAFAVRGLPLPVGEFRVELAAPDGSGDVWAYGPVDAPQRVTGPALDFCLLVTQRAHRADLGVRALGADAERWLDIAQAFAGPAGPGRAAGGGPA; encoded by the coding sequence GTGTCCGAGCCGTCACCGCCGTCCACCGCCGCCGGATCATCCACCGCAGCCGTTTACGCCGACCTGCGCGCGGAGGCCCGGGAACTCGACCTCCTGGTCGCCGACTTGCCCGAGGCCGGGTGGGCCAAGGCGACTCCCGCGCCCGGGTGGAGCGTTGCCCATCAGATCGCGCACCTGGCGTGGACCGACCGGGCGGCGCTGCTGGCGCTCACCGACGCCGCCGGGTTCGGGGAGATGGTCGAGGCGGCGCTCGCCGCGCCCGACAGGTTCGTCGACGACGGGGCGGACGCGGGGGCCGCGCTCGCGCCCGCGGAGTTGCTGGCGGGCTGGCGGGCCGGACGTACCGCTTTGGACCTGGCCCTCGCCGGAGCCTCGCCCGATGCGCGGTTCCCCTGGTACGGGCCGCCCATGAAGGCCGCCTCCATGGCCAGTGCCCGGCTGATGGAGACCTGGGCGCACGGCCAGGACGTCGCCGACGCGCTCGGGGTGCGCCGTACGCCCACCGACCGGCTGCGGCACGTCGCCCGGATCGGGGTGCGGGCCCGTGACTACGCCTTCGCCGTGCGGGGACTGCCCTTGCCCGTGGGGGAGTTCCGGGTGGAGCTGGCCGCGCCCGATGGATCGGGCGACGTATGGGCGTACGGTCCCGTGGACGCTCCGCAGCGGGTCACCGGGCCCGCCCTCGACTTCTGTCTGCTGGTGACCCAGCGGGCCCACCGCGCCGACCTCGGGGTACGGGCGCTGGGCGCCGACGCCGAGCGGTGGCTCGACATCGCGCAGGCCTTCGCGGGTCCGGCCGGGCCCGGCCGCGCGGCGGGCGGTGGTCCCGCGTGA
- a CDS encoding citrate synthase 2: MSDFVPGLEGVVAFETEIAEPDKEGGSLRYRGVDIEDLVGHVSFGNVWGLLVDGAFNPGLPAAEPFPIPVHSGDIRVDVQSALAMLAPVWGLKPLLDIDERTARDDLARAAVMALSYVAQSARGQGLPMVPQSEIDKAESVVERFMIRWRGEPDPKHVKAVDAYWTSAAEHGMNASTFTARVIASTGADVAAALSGAVGAMSGPLHGGAPSRVLGMIEEIERSGDAVAYVKKALDKGERLMGFGHRVYRAEDPRARVLRRTAKELDAPRYEVAAALEKAALEELHARRPDRVLATNVEFWAAIMLDFAEVPAHMFTSMFTCARTAGWSAHILEQKRTGRLVRPSARYVGPGTREPQAVEGYADIAQ; this comes from the coding sequence ATGTCCGACTTCGTACCCGGGCTCGAAGGGGTCGTCGCGTTCGAGACCGAGATCGCCGAGCCCGACAAGGAGGGCGGATCGCTCCGTTACCGGGGTGTCGACATCGAAGACCTGGTCGGTCACGTGTCCTTCGGGAACGTCTGGGGCCTGCTGGTCGACGGTGCGTTCAACCCGGGGCTGCCCGCCGCCGAGCCCTTCCCGATCCCGGTGCACTCCGGTGACATCCGGGTCGACGTGCAGTCCGCGCTGGCGATGCTGGCCCCCGTGTGGGGTCTGAAACCGCTGCTGGACATCGACGAGCGGACCGCCCGTGACGACCTCGCGCGCGCGGCCGTGATGGCCCTGTCGTACGTCGCCCAGTCCGCCCGCGGCCAGGGCCTGCCGATGGTGCCGCAGAGCGAGATCGACAAGGCCGAGTCCGTCGTCGAACGCTTCATGATCCGCTGGCGGGGCGAGCCCGACCCCAAGCACGTCAAGGCCGTCGACGCCTACTGGACCTCGGCCGCCGAGCACGGCATGAACGCGTCCACCTTCACCGCCCGGGTCATCGCGTCCACCGGCGCCGATGTCGCGGCCGCGCTGTCGGGGGCCGTCGGTGCCATGTCCGGGCCGCTGCACGGCGGGGCGCCGTCCCGCGTGCTGGGCATGATCGAGGAGATCGAGCGCAGCGGCGACGCGGTGGCGTACGTGAAGAAGGCCCTGGACAAGGGCGAGCGGCTGATGGGCTTCGGGCACCGCGTCTACCGCGCCGAGGACCCGCGCGCCCGCGTGCTGCGCCGGACGGCCAAGGAGCTGGACGCGCCGCGCTACGAGGTGGCGGCGGCGCTGGAGAAGGCCGCGCTGGAGGAGCTGCACGCGCGGCGCCCCGACCGCGTGCTCGCGACGAACGTGGAGTTCTGGGCGGCGATCATGCTGGACTTCGCGGAGGTCCCGGCGCACATGTTCACCTCGATGTTCACCTGCGCCCGCACCGCCGGGTGGTCGGCGCACATCCTGGAGCAGAAGCGCACGGGCCGCCTGGTCCGTCCTTCGGCGCGCTACGTCGGCCCGGGCACCCGGGAGCCGCAGGCGGTCGAGGGGTACGCCGACATCGCCCAGTAG
- the pdxH gene encoding pyridoxamine 5'-phosphate oxidase has protein sequence MRMQYRSEILAEDGLAADPMEQFAQWFRQAADARLFEPNAMVVSTATPDGRPSSRTVLLKQFDERGFVFFTNYGSRKGTELAENPYVGLLFPWHPIARQVVVTGAAVRTGRDETAAYFRSRPHGSQLGAWASEQSRVISSRAELDRRYAELAERYPEGEQVPVPPEWGGVRVVPQEVEFWQGHENRLHDRLKYVRDGEKWRVERLCP, from the coding sequence ATGCGGATGCAGTACCGCTCGGAGATCCTCGCCGAGGACGGCCTCGCCGCGGACCCCATGGAGCAGTTCGCGCAGTGGTTCCGGCAGGCCGCCGACGCGCGCCTCTTCGAGCCGAACGCGATGGTCGTCTCGACCGCCACCCCCGACGGGCGGCCCAGCTCCCGCACCGTGCTGCTCAAGCAGTTCGACGAGCGCGGTTTCGTCTTCTTCACCAACTACGGCTCGCGCAAGGGCACGGAACTGGCCGAGAACCCGTACGTGGGCCTGCTCTTCCCGTGGCACCCGATCGCCCGGCAGGTGGTGGTCACCGGCGCCGCGGTGCGGACCGGCCGGGACGAGACTGCCGCGTACTTCCGCTCGCGCCCGCACGGCTCACAGCTGGGGGCCTGGGCGAGCGAGCAGTCCCGGGTGATCTCCTCGCGCGCCGAGCTGGACCGCCGCTACGCGGAGCTGGCCGAACGCTATCCGGAGGGGGAGCAGGTCCCGGTGCCGCCGGAATGGGGCGGCGTACGGGTGGTGCCGCAGGAGGTGGAGTTCTGGCAGGGCCACGAGAACCGCCTGCACGACCGCCTGAAGTACGTCCGCGACGGCGAGAAGTGGCGCGTCGAGCGCCTGTGCCCGTAG
- a CDS encoding acyl-CoA carboxylase subunit beta, with amino-acid sequence MTRLGTSVDTRDPDHLAHRAAALERIEALDAEHAKALAGGGEKYTARHRARGKLLARERIELLLDPDTPFLELSPLAAWGSDYPVGASMVTGIGVVEGVECLVTANDPTVRGGASNPWTLKKALRANEIARANRLPCISLVESGGADLPSQKEIFIPGGAVFRDITRLSAAGIPTIAVVFGNSTAGGAYIPGMSDHTVMIKDRSKVFLGGPPLVKMATGEESDDESLGGADMHARTSGLADHYAVDEEDAIRQARRIVARLNHRRARPAPPKAQEPLYDAEDLLGIVPADLKTPFDPREVIARLVDGSDFDEFKPLYGTSLVTGWASLHGHPVGILANAQGVLFSAESQKAAQFIQLANQRDIPLLFLHNTTGYMVGKEYEQGGIIKHGSMMINAVSNSKVPHLSVLIGASYGAGHYGMCGRAYDPRFLFAWPGAKSAVMGPQQLAGVLSIVARASAAAKGQPYDDEADAGMRAFVEQQIESESLPMFLSGRLYDDGVIDPRDTRTILGLCLSAVHNAPVEGARGGFGIFRM; translated from the coding sequence ATGACCCGGCTCGGCACCAGCGTCGACACCCGCGACCCCGACCACCTGGCCCACCGGGCCGCCGCCCTGGAGCGGATCGAGGCTCTCGACGCCGAGCACGCCAAGGCGCTGGCGGGCGGCGGCGAGAAGTACACGGCCCGGCACCGGGCGCGCGGCAAGCTGCTCGCGCGCGAGCGGATCGAGCTGCTCCTCGATCCGGACACCCCGTTCCTGGAGCTGTCCCCGCTCGCGGCGTGGGGCAGCGACTACCCCGTGGGCGCCTCGATGGTGACCGGGATCGGGGTGGTGGAGGGCGTCGAGTGCCTGGTCACCGCCAACGATCCGACGGTGCGCGGCGGCGCCTCCAACCCGTGGACCCTGAAGAAGGCCCTGCGGGCGAACGAGATCGCCCGCGCCAACCGGCTGCCCTGCATCAGCCTGGTCGAGTCCGGTGGCGCCGACCTCCCGTCGCAGAAGGAGATCTTCATCCCCGGCGGGGCGGTCTTCCGGGACATCACCCGGCTCTCCGCCGCCGGGATCCCGACCATCGCCGTGGTCTTCGGCAACTCCACGGCGGGCGGGGCGTACATCCCCGGGATGTCCGACCACACCGTGATGATCAAGGACCGGTCGAAGGTGTTCCTCGGCGGTCCGCCGCTGGTCAAGATGGCGACCGGTGAGGAGAGCGACGACGAGTCGCTCGGCGGCGCCGACATGCACGCCCGTACGTCGGGCCTCGCCGACCACTACGCCGTCGACGAGGAGGACGCGATCCGCCAGGCCCGGCGGATCGTGGCCCGGCTCAACCACCGCCGGGCGCGGCCCGCTCCGCCGAAGGCCCAGGAGCCGCTGTACGACGCCGAGGACCTGCTCGGGATCGTGCCGGCCGACCTCAAGACCCCTTTCGACCCGCGCGAGGTGATCGCCCGGCTGGTCGACGGTTCCGACTTCGACGAGTTCAAGCCGCTGTACGGCACCAGCCTGGTCACGGGCTGGGCGAGCCTGCACGGCCATCCGGTGGGCATCCTCGCCAATGCCCAGGGCGTGCTGTTCAGCGCCGAGTCGCAGAAGGCCGCCCAGTTCATCCAGCTCGCGAACCAGCGCGACATCCCGCTCCTGTTCCTGCACAACACCACCGGCTACATGGTCGGCAAGGAGTACGAGCAGGGCGGGATCATCAAGCACGGCTCGATGATGATCAACGCGGTGTCCAACTCGAAGGTCCCGCACCTGTCCGTCCTCATCGGAGCCTCCTACGGCGCCGGGCACTACGGCATGTGCGGCCGGGCCTACGACCCCCGCTTCCTCTTCGCCTGGCCCGGAGCCAAGTCCGCGGTCATGGGCCCGCAGCAGCTCGCGGGCGTGCTGTCGATCGTCGCCCGCGCTTCGGCCGCGGCGAAGGGGCAGCCGTACGACGACGAGGCCGACGCCGGGATGCGCGCCTTCGTGGAGCAGCAGATCGAGTCGGAGTCCCTGCCGATGTTCCTGTCCGGGCGGCTGTACGACGACGGGGTCATCGACCCGCGCGACACCCGCACCATCCTCGGCCTGTGCCTGTCGGCCGTCCACAACGCCCCCGTCGAGGGCGCCCGTGGCGGCTTCGGCATCTTCCGGATGTGA
- a CDS encoding enoyl-CoA hydratase family protein, with product MTPIVGSAHARGITTLTLDAPENRNALSAELVGELRAALAAAGADPAVRAIVLTHTGTTFCAGADLKNPFAPEDFLALLRELAELPKPVVARVTGHVRAGGLGLLGACDIAAAGPQSSYAFTESHLGLAPAVISIPLLPRLDPRAAARYFLTAERFGPAEAARIGLLTLHADDVDEALEPVLAGLRKASPQGLAESKALVTAPVRAALEQDGERLTALSASLFGSAEAREGITALFERRDPSWTS from the coding sequence ATGACCCCGATCGTCGGATCCGCGCACGCCCGCGGCATCACCACCCTCACGCTCGACGCGCCGGAGAACCGCAACGCGCTCTCCGCGGAACTCGTCGGCGAGCTGCGCGCGGCCCTCGCCGCGGCGGGCGCGGACCCGGCGGTCCGGGCCATCGTCCTCACCCACACCGGCACCACCTTCTGCGCCGGCGCGGACCTGAAGAACCCCTTCGCCCCCGAGGACTTCCTGGCCCTGCTGCGCGAGCTGGCCGAACTGCCCAAGCCGGTCGTGGCCCGGGTGACCGGACACGTCCGGGCCGGCGGCCTCGGGCTGCTCGGCGCCTGCGACATCGCCGCCGCCGGGCCGCAGTCCTCGTACGCCTTCACCGAGAGCCACCTGGGCCTGGCCCCGGCGGTGATCTCGATCCCGCTGCTGCCCCGGCTCGACCCCCGGGCCGCGGCCCGCTACTTCCTCACCGCCGAACGCTTCGGACCGGCCGAGGCGGCCCGGATCGGGCTGCTCACCCTGCACGCCGACGATGTCGACGAGGCCCTCGAACCCGTCCTCGCAGGGCTGCGCAAGGCCTCCCCGCAGGGCCTCGCCGAGTCGAAGGCGCTGGTCACCGCACCCGTACGGGCCGCCCTGGAGCAGGACGGGGAACGGCTGACCGCGCTGTCCGCGTCCCTCTTCGGCTCCGCCGAGGCCCGCGAGGGCATCACGGCCCTCTTCGAGCGCCGGGACCCGTCATGGACGTCCTGA
- a CDS encoding TetR/AcrR family transcriptional regulator: MDVLTDPQHSGPQLTDPQHGGPQHGGPQQSAPRPRATRGAPKQARSRVTRRHLLEAAVSCLAEHGWAGSTVAVVAERAGVSRGAAQHHFPTRESLFTAAVQYVAEERSTALRELFQAGPAPRAEVVHAVVDLYTGALFRAALQLWVAASNEEQLRPPVIELEARVGRETHRIAVELLGADESVPGARETVQGFLDMARGLGLANVLTDDTARRDRVVTQWAAILDTALGPPRA, encoded by the coding sequence ATGGACGTCCTGACCGACCCGCAGCACAGCGGCCCGCAGCTGACCGACCCGCAGCACGGCGGCCCCCAACACGGCGGCCCGCAGCAGAGCGCCCCCCGGCCGAGAGCCACCCGCGGGGCCCCGAAGCAGGCCCGCAGCCGGGTCACCCGGCGCCACCTCCTCGAAGCGGCCGTGTCCTGCCTGGCCGAACACGGCTGGGCGGGCTCCACCGTCGCCGTCGTCGCCGAGCGCGCCGGGGTCTCCCGGGGCGCGGCCCAGCACCACTTCCCCACCCGCGAATCCCTGTTCACGGCCGCCGTCCAGTACGTCGCCGAGGAACGCTCCACCGCCCTGCGCGAGCTGTTCCAGGCGGGCCCGGCACCGCGCGCCGAGGTGGTCCACGCCGTCGTGGACCTGTACACGGGCGCCCTCTTCCGGGCCGCGCTCCAGCTGTGGGTGGCCGCCTCCAACGAGGAGCAGCTGCGGCCCCCGGTCATCGAGCTGGAGGCCCGGGTCGGCCGCGAGACCCACCGCATCGCGGTGGAACTGCTGGGCGCCGACGAGTCCGTACCCGGGGCCCGGGAGACCGTCCAGGGCTTCCTGGACATGGCGCGCGGGCTGGGCCTGGCGAACGTCCTCACCGACGACACCGCCCGCCGCGACCGGGTGGTCACCCAGTGGGCCGCGATCCTGGACACCGCCCTGGGCCCGCCCCGGGCCTGA